A single Flavobacterium sp. 1 DNA region contains:
- a CDS encoding family 16 glycosylhydrolase produces the protein MKKNITIILMVLNCLVCLSCSKNSDDSTDLVSITGPANLNVTAAIAGITTEKPNGDGSGNVNFTINATNATSYKIDFGNGEIKTVKEGSFNYSYSNPGTQTYTIRAFAYNLNKEISTIIPVTLFVASKTIWSDEFNVDGAPNSTYWGYDLGAGGWGNNEEEYYTNRPENIIIKDGVLKIKTIKENYQGSKYTSARILTKDKFSFKYGKIEFKAKLPIGGGTWPALWTLGNNISTAGWPACGEMDVMEHVYNQLNKIHGTFHYPGHSGGSGTTASKIIANATTEFHIYSMDWRADSIKIYVDNEKIIEFPNTNATPFNQDFFIIINCAIGGNFGGAIAPDFTSSTFEIDYVRVYN, from the coding sequence ATGAAAAAAAATATTACAATAATATTGATGGTGTTAAATTGCTTGGTCTGTCTTTCCTGCAGTAAAAACTCAGATGATTCAACAGATTTAGTAAGCATTACAGGACCAGCAAATTTAAATGTTACTGCAGCTATAGCAGGAATTACAACTGAAAAGCCAAATGGAGATGGAAGCGGAAATGTGAATTTTACCATAAATGCAACTAATGCCACATCTTATAAAATTGATTTTGGGAATGGTGAAATAAAAACAGTGAAAGAGGGCAGCTTCAATTATAGTTATTCAAATCCTGGAACACAAACGTATACTATTCGCGCATTTGCTTATAATCTAAATAAAGAAATTAGTACTATCATTCCAGTGACTCTATTTGTTGCATCAAAAACTATTTGGTCTGATGAATTCAATGTTGACGGTGCACCAAATAGTACTTATTGGGGGTACGATTTAGGAGCAGGTGGCTGGGGCAATAATGAAGAGGAGTATTATACCAATAGGCCAGAAAATATAATAATTAAAGATGGCGTTTTGAAAATTAAGACAATTAAAGAAAATTATCAAGGCAGCAAGTATACGTCTGCTAGGATTTTAACAAAAGATAAATTTTCATTCAAATACGGAAAAATTGAATTTAAAGCTAAACTTCCTATAGGTGGGGGAACTTGGCCGGCACTTTGGACGTTGGGAAATAATATAAGTACAGCTGGCTGGCCTGCATGTGGAGAAATGGATGTAATGGAACATGTTTATAATCAATTGAATAAAATTCATGGGACATTCCATTATCCTGGGCACTCAGGAGGCAGTGGCACTACAGCATCTAAAATCATTGCAAATGCTACCACTGAATTTCATATTTATTCGATGGATTGGAGAGCAGATTCGATTAAAATATATGTAGATAATGAAAAAATTATAGAATTTCCCAATACGAATGCTACACCATTCAATCAGGACTTTTTTATAATTATTAATTGTGCAATTGGCGGCAATTTTGGCGGAGCAATTGCACCTGATTTTACTTCTTCAACTTTTGAAATTGATTATGTAAGGGTTTATAATTAA
- a CDS encoding glycoside hydrolase family 3 N-terminal domain-containing protein, giving the protein MKKKVLFICALSFYSVSWSQTSNVQLAEINSKVSELISKMTLEEKVGQMTQITVTIFEKEGKKGILDLEKLKDGIQAHHIGSILNVPNPGAPTLQKWQETMNTITNEANKSRLKIPILYGIDAIHGASYTAGATLFPQQIGLAATFNTDLVKRGAQISAYETRASSIPWVFSPDLDFPRNPAWSRMWESFGEDAYLSSQMATALVDGFEGDNNVGSKYSVAACMKHYIGYGSTTTGKDRTPSIIPERILRQYDLTIYQAAIKAGAKSVMVSSGEINGTPVHASKHIITDILKNELGFTGVVLTDWQDIIYLHTRHKVAETNRDAVRMAVLAGIDMSMVPEDYSFYTDLIDLVQKGEVPMSRIDDAVSRILKMKFEMNLFQNTIANLKDYPKFGSAEHIEEAYKTAAESITLLKNNNAVLPLDKNEKILVTGATANSMKYLNGGWSYTWQGENSDTYAADKFTILEAFQNKLGKENVLYTKGTELGTENDAEIQKAVDLAKNASKIVLCLGEKNYTETPGNINDLYMSKSQVKLALALAKLNKPIVLVLNEGRPRLISDFADQMSAILQCYLPGNEGARALVDILYGDVNPSGRLPYNYPKYPNSLEKYNRKYTESIAEDEQNDDAKYEKSYSPQFEFGSGLSYTTFNYSNLKIDKTEISSSDEVNVSVTVTNVGDKAGKETVLLYLTDNYASITPEFKSLKRFQKISLAPNESKTVTFTLNQKDLQFVDNDLKWVSEKGTFTVRIADLNQDFLLK; this is encoded by the coding sequence ATGAAAAAGAAAGTTTTATTTATTTGCGCTTTGTCTTTTTACAGCGTATCGTGGTCGCAGACATCAAATGTTCAATTAGCCGAAATTAATTCTAAGGTTTCTGAATTGATTTCAAAAATGACTTTGGAGGAGAAAGTGGGTCAAATGACACAAATTACCGTTACGATATTTGAAAAAGAAGGCAAGAAAGGAATATTAGATCTGGAAAAATTAAAAGACGGAATTCAAGCCCACCATATTGGTTCGATATTGAATGTGCCGAATCCAGGCGCGCCAACTTTGCAAAAATGGCAGGAAACCATGAACACCATAACAAACGAAGCCAATAAATCTAGACTCAAAATTCCTATTTTATATGGTATTGATGCCATTCATGGAGCAAGTTATACGGCAGGAGCGACTTTGTTTCCACAGCAAATTGGTTTAGCGGCTACTTTTAATACTGATTTGGTAAAGAGAGGAGCACAAATTTCGGCTTATGAAACCAGAGCTTCTTCAATTCCTTGGGTTTTTTCGCCCGATTTAGATTTTCCTAGAAATCCCGCTTGGTCAAGAATGTGGGAATCTTTTGGAGAAGATGCGTATTTGTCATCTCAAATGGCTACGGCATTGGTTGATGGTTTTGAAGGAGATAATAATGTTGGTTCTAAATATAGTGTAGCGGCTTGTATGAAACATTACATTGGCTACGGAAGCACAACAACTGGGAAAGACAGAACGCCAAGTATTATTCCGGAACGTATTTTGAGACAATATGATTTGACCATTTATCAGGCAGCGATCAAAGCTGGCGCAAAAAGCGTGATGGTAAGTTCTGGAGAAATTAATGGAACTCCTGTGCATGCGAGCAAACATATCATTACCGATATTCTTAAAAACGAATTAGGATTTACGGGTGTAGTACTAACAGATTGGCAGGATATCATTTATTTGCACACTCGTCACAAAGTGGCAGAAACCAATAGAGATGCTGTGCGTATGGCTGTTTTGGCGGGAATTGATATGAGCATGGTTCCTGAGGATTATTCATTTTACACTGATTTAATAGATTTGGTTCAAAAAGGAGAAGTGCCAATGTCACGTATTGATGATGCGGTTTCTCGTATTTTAAAAATGAAATTCGAAATGAATCTGTTCCAAAATACAATTGCTAATTTAAAAGACTATCCAAAATTTGGTTCTGCTGAACATATTGAAGAAGCTTATAAAACTGCTGCTGAATCCATTACATTGCTAAAAAATAACAATGCAGTTTTGCCTTTAGATAAAAATGAAAAAATTTTAGTAACAGGAGCAACTGCCAACAGTATGAAATACTTGAACGGAGGCTGGTCTTACACTTGGCAAGGCGAAAATTCAGATACGTATGCAGCGGATAAATTTACCATTTTAGAAGCTTTCCAAAATAAATTAGGCAAAGAAAATGTATTGTACACAAAAGGAACCGAGTTGGGAACTGAAAATGATGCAGAAATTCAGAAAGCAGTAGATTTAGCCAAAAATGCTTCTAAAATTGTGTTGTGTCTGGGTGAAAAAAATTATACAGAAACACCAGGAAATATCAACGATTTATACATGAGTAAATCTCAAGTTAAGTTAGCATTGGCTTTAGCGAAATTGAACAAGCCTATTGTTTTGGTTTTAAACGAAGGAAGACCAAGGCTGATCAGCGATTTTGCAGATCAAATGAGTGCGATTTTACAATGTTACTTGCCAGGTAACGAGGGAGCAAGGGCTTTGGTTGATATTCTTTACGGTGATGTAAACCCAAGCGGAAGATTGCCTTATAATTACCCAAAATATCCAAATTCATTAGAAAAATACAATAGAAAATATACTGAAAGCATTGCTGAGGATGAACAGAATGACGATGCAAAATACGAAAAAAGCTATTCGCCGCAATTTGAATTCGGTTCAGGGTTGTCTTATACGACTTTTAATTATTCGAACTTAAAAATTGATAAAACTGAAATTTCAAGTTCTGATGAGGTAAATGTTTCGGTTACTGTTACAAACGTTGGAGACAAAGCTGGTAAAGAAACTGTTTTATTATACCTGACGGATAATTATGCGAGTATAACACCAGAATTTAAATCATTAAAAAGATTTCAAAAAATCAGCTTAGCTCCAAATGAATCAAAAACAGTGACTTTTACTTTGAATCAAAAAGATCTGCAGTTTGTAGATAATGATTTGAAATGGGTTTCAGAAAAAGGAACATTCACTGTTCGAATTGCCGATTTGAATCAAGATTTTTTATTGAAATAA
- a CDS encoding triple tyrosine motif-containing protein, protein MKLTRHFLLFILLNMPILFFGQVKKIGLPFIKNYSRTDYKGGTQNWNIDQDKNGNLYFGNNDGLLQFDGSKWNTYKAKNSDAIKCLKVDSSGKIYVGCYNEFGYFKANSKGKLEYFSISNSLDKKTLGIIDFIWKIHLYKDEVIFQSFDHIYIYKNNKVKIINAPKRFQFSFLTNSRLYIQDISSGILEYKNGRLNYLKGLNALNNSEVWGMIELEKNRILTATLDKGLFIIKNNQALPWNTEANTFIKKNGSLGCILYKNKYVVINSVLDGIIICDLNGNIIQHIDRSKGLQNNTVLTSFIDKSNNLWLGLDNGIAYVNENSFLTYFGFSYNLGTVYSSVVHKGNLYVATNQGVFYHPWDTDFKEGSFKLIEGTTTQAWNVQIINGELICASNKGALLIQNGKMIKNLDPKGYFGFKSIPNNPNFFIGANYNGFSVFEKTGSGIKFRNKIEGIDKSSNSFEIDKDYLWLKKDQYIHQIVLNKDLRKASTVKTFTQFSEQNSGTGSLQKINNKVFFQSNNIFYTYSRTQGTFTENVLMTNIFKSIPKIKKLTEDTNGNLWYNFNESMGALIKAGNGKYKHVITPFSNLTGKLVANYMSINTIDSKNTFIGLTDGLAHYDASIETKSVLKPIAHIRSFTFPGDTIYLGNKQDKIEKYELPYSSNQVKFTFSSPSYENLENIEFSYQLEGFDENWSDWSNNTIKEYTNLKEGNYKMKVKARNSFRIQSDETSIEFRVFPPWYRHSLAYFFYLLLTTGLVYYIRFRIRMKIRKNKYVETLEQRRLYLEKETKIRLEQYELEKEIEKLENDKLQIKILSKDKELVNNTLQVVKKNKILNGIIQRLRDINTSSFDEAAKTQFTKLNKSIIKEVTTDKSWKDLEKHLKNVHFDFLKKLKEKHPSITPREMDLATYLLMNMSTKEIAEFMNISTGGVDLARYRLRKKLELNQKENLIGYFMSIK, encoded by the coding sequence ATGAAATTGACTAGACATTTTTTACTGTTTATTTTACTTAACATGCCTATACTGTTTTTTGGACAGGTAAAAAAAATTGGCCTTCCCTTTATTAAAAATTACAGCAGAACAGACTACAAGGGAGGAACACAAAACTGGAATATTGACCAAGATAAAAATGGCAATCTCTATTTTGGAAACAATGACGGTCTTTTGCAATTTGACGGATCGAAGTGGAATACATACAAAGCCAAAAACTCTGATGCAATCAAATGTTTAAAAGTAGATTCATCCGGAAAAATATATGTAGGCTGCTATAATGAGTTTGGTTATTTTAAAGCCAATTCAAAAGGAAAACTCGAATACTTTTCTATTTCCAATTCATTAGATAAAAAAACATTAGGCATAATTGACTTTATCTGGAAAATACACCTTTATAAAGATGAGGTAATTTTTCAGTCATTCGACCACATCTATATCTACAAGAACAATAAAGTTAAAATCATAAATGCCCCAAAAAGATTTCAATTCTCTTTTCTGACCAATTCCAGATTGTACATTCAGGACATCTCATCCGGAATTTTAGAATATAAAAATGGCAGACTGAATTATCTTAAAGGACTAAACGCTTTGAATAATTCTGAAGTTTGGGGCATGATCGAATTAGAAAAGAATAGGATCTTAACAGCAACTTTAGACAAAGGGCTTTTTATAATAAAAAACAATCAGGCACTTCCATGGAATACAGAGGCCAATACCTTTATAAAAAAGAATGGTTCTCTAGGATGCATTCTTTATAAAAACAAATACGTTGTAATCAACTCGGTTCTTGACGGTATTATCATTTGTGATCTAAACGGAAATATTATACAGCATATCGACCGCAGCAAAGGGCTTCAAAACAATACGGTTCTTACTTCATTTATAGACAAAAGCAATAATCTATGGCTGGGATTAGATAATGGAATTGCATACGTAAACGAAAACTCCTTTTTAACTTATTTTGGATTCAGCTATAATTTAGGCACCGTTTATTCTTCTGTTGTGCATAAAGGCAATTTATATGTTGCAACCAATCAAGGTGTTTTTTACCATCCTTGGGATACCGATTTTAAAGAAGGTTCTTTTAAGCTTATTGAAGGAACTACTACCCAAGCATGGAATGTTCAGATAATAAATGGCGAGTTGATATGTGCCAGCAACAAAGGAGCTTTACTTATACAGAATGGAAAAATGATTAAAAATCTAGATCCCAAAGGATACTTTGGGTTTAAATCAATACCTAATAATCCTAACTTTTTTATAGGGGCAAATTACAATGGGTTTTCTGTTTTTGAAAAGACAGGTTCAGGAATAAAATTCAGAAATAAAATAGAAGGCATCGACAAATCATCCAATTCATTTGAAATTGATAAAGATTATTTGTGGTTAAAAAAAGACCAATACATACATCAGATTGTCCTGAATAAGGATTTAAGAAAAGCCAGCACCGTTAAAACCTTTACTCAATTTTCTGAACAAAATTCTGGTACTGGAAGTCTTCAAAAAATAAATAATAAAGTTTTTTTTCAATCTAATAATATTTTTTACACGTATTCAAGAACACAAGGCACATTTACAGAAAATGTTCTAATGACCAATATCTTCAAGTCAATTCCAAAAATCAAAAAACTGACAGAAGACACTAATGGAAATCTTTGGTACAACTTTAACGAATCAATGGGAGCGCTTATAAAAGCAGGCAACGGTAAATACAAACATGTCATAACTCCGTTTTCAAACTTAACCGGAAAATTAGTAGCTAATTATATGTCCATAAATACTATTGATTCCAAAAACACTTTTATAGGCTTAACAGATGGTTTGGCACATTATGATGCATCTATTGAAACCAAATCTGTATTAAAACCCATTGCTCATATAAGAAGCTTTACATTTCCCGGTGACACCATTTATCTGGGAAACAAGCAGGATAAAATTGAAAAATATGAACTCCCTTATTCTTCAAATCAAGTGAAGTTTACATTTTCATCCCCTTCATACGAAAATCTAGAAAACATTGAATTCTCCTATCAGCTGGAAGGCTTTGATGAAAATTGGAGTGATTGGTCTAACAACACCATAAAAGAATATACCAATTTAAAAGAAGGTAATTATAAAATGAAAGTAAAAGCACGAAACAGCTTTAGGATTCAATCGGACGAAACCTCAATTGAATTCAGAGTATTCCCGCCATGGTACAGACATTCATTAGCCTACTTTTTTTACTTACTACTGACCACTGGTTTAGTTTATTACATCCGATTCCGCATAAGAATGAAAATAAGAAAAAATAAATATGTTGAAACGCTAGAACAGCGAAGATTATACTTAGAAAAAGAAACTAAAATCAGGCTGGAACAATATGAATTAGAAAAAGAAATTGAAAAACTCGAAAATGACAAATTACAGATAAAGATATTATCCAAAGACAAGGAGCTGGTAAACAACACGCTACAGGTAGTAAAGAAAAATAAAATATTAAACGGAATTATTCAAAGGCTGAGAGATATCAACACGAGTTCGTTTGACGAAGCGGCAAAGACTCAATTTACCAAACTAAACAAAAGTATCATCAAGGAAGTCACTACCGACAAAAGCTGGAAGGATCTTGAAAAACACCTAAAAAATGTTCATTTCGATTTTCTGAAAAAATTAAAGGAAAAACACCCTTCCATTACTCCGAGAGAAATGGATCTGGCTACTTATTTATTAATGAATATGTCTACCAAAGAAATTGCTGAATTCATGAATATATCAACAGGAGGAGTAGATTTGGCCAGATACCGATTAAGAAAAAAACTGGAATTAAATCAGAAAGAAAATTTAATTGGGTATTTTATGAGTATAAAATAG
- a CDS encoding glycoside hydrolase family 30 beta sandwich domain-containing protein has protein sequence MKKNSLKIFCLLLAFNCFSQQNKTSIGKTIQVFTTAENSNNRLSSSANIVFEAKSQPVETEISVVVEPNIKFQKFMGIGGAITDASAEVFAQLSKEKQQEILNAYYTSDKGIGYTLLRTSIHSSDFGSGSYTYIKEGDKDLKTFSIGPDRKYRIPMIKRAITTAGGKLLTYVAPWSPPAFMKSTNNMLKGGVLLPEYDQVWANYYAKFIKAYEKEGIPIWGTSTQNEPLATQTWESCLYTAEAERDFIKNYLGPTLKKEGLGDKKIIAWDHNRDLMFQRANVIYSDPEASKYVWGMGFHWYETWTGAEQNLNNVAKVHEAYPDKKIMFTEGCIEKFDAAKYQFWPNAERYGIAMINDFNNGATAWTDWNILLDQHGGPNHVGNFCFAPIHADTSTGELIYTPSYYYIGHFSKFIKPNAQRVSSAVSRTTLSSTSFINTDGKVVTVVMNATDAAIDYSLYVHNSNAKLQIPAHGIQTLVY, from the coding sequence ATGAAAAAAAATAGTTTAAAAATTTTCTGTCTCCTGTTAGCGTTTAATTGTTTTTCGCAACAAAATAAAACTAGTATTGGTAAAACAATTCAAGTATTTACAACTGCAGAAAATTCAAATAATCGTTTATCTTCTTCTGCAAATATAGTTTTTGAAGCCAAATCTCAGCCAGTTGAAACAGAAATTTCTGTAGTGGTGGAACCTAATATTAAATTTCAAAAATTTATGGGTATAGGCGGAGCTATTACTGATGCAAGCGCTGAAGTTTTTGCGCAGTTATCCAAAGAGAAACAGCAGGAAATTTTAAACGCTTATTATACCTCGGATAAAGGAATTGGCTATACATTATTGAGAACAAGCATTCACAGTTCTGATTTTGGAAGCGGAAGTTATACCTATATCAAAGAAGGAGACAAAGATTTAAAAACATTTTCCATAGGACCGGATCGAAAGTACCGCATTCCAATGATAAAAAGAGCTATCACAACGGCTGGAGGAAAATTACTTACTTATGTAGCTCCTTGGAGTCCGCCAGCTTTTATGAAAAGCACAAACAATATGCTTAAAGGAGGAGTGTTATTGCCCGAATATGACCAAGTATGGGCAAATTATTATGCCAAGTTTATCAAGGCCTATGAAAAAGAGGGCATTCCTATTTGGGGAACTTCAACCCAAAATGAGCCACTAGCAACGCAGACATGGGAATCCTGTTTGTATACTGCAGAGGCTGAAAGAGACTTTATAAAAAATTATTTAGGCCCAACATTAAAAAAAGAAGGGTTGGGAGATAAAAAAATTATTGCTTGGGATCACAATCGTGATTTAATGTTTCAAAGAGCCAATGTAATTTATTCAGATCCTGAAGCTTCAAAATATGTTTGGGGAATGGGTTTTCATTGGTATGAAACTTGGACTGGTGCTGAACAAAATCTTAATAACGTTGCTAAAGTTCACGAAGCTTATCCAGATAAAAAAATAATGTTTACCGAAGGATGCATTGAAAAATTTGATGCTGCAAAATACCAATTTTGGCCAAATGCAGAACGCTATGGAATTGCCATGATTAACGATTTTAATAATGGCGCAACAGCTTGGACGGATTGGAATATCTTATTAGACCAGCACGGCGGACCCAATCATGTTGGTAACTTTTGTTTTGCCCCAATACATGCAGACACAAGTACAGGAGAATTAATATACACTCCTTCATACTATTACATTGGCCATTTTTCAAAGTTCATAAAACCAAATGCCCAAAGAGTAAGTTCGGCAGTAAGCAGAACAACTTTGTCTAGCACTTCATTCATTAATACAGACGGGAAAGTAGTAACAGTTGTCATGAATGCAACTGATGCTGCTATTGATTATAGTTTATATGTGCATAATTCAAATGCTAAATTGCAGATTCCTGCACATGGAATTCAAACATTGGTATATTAA
- a CDS encoding endonuclease/exonuclease/phosphatase family protein: MFGKNIALLVCFGLMSHFLNAQTLKIMTYNIRLDVASDGENDWTHRKDFFTGQLQFYAPDVFGVQEAKPNQVLDIAVALPQYGYVGIGREGIGKGESSNIFYAKEKFKVLESSTFWLSETPDVISMGWDAACNRVCTYALLKNVQNNKLIWVFNTHLDHMGEQARTKGLELILSRIEKLNSKKYPVILMGDFNSEPEAERIIALKNRMNDSRTISKEKPFGPYGTFNDFKYNEATSLLIDYIFLSKGKAVTVNKYAVLSDAKDLKYPSDHFPVFVEINYE, encoded by the coding sequence ATGTTTGGAAAAAATATTGCTTTGCTAGTTTGTTTTGGTTTGATGAGCCATTTTTTGAATGCACAGACTTTAAAAATAATGACTTATAATATCCGTCTGGATGTTGCTTCGGATGGAGAAAATGACTGGACACATCGGAAAGATTTTTTTACTGGACAGCTTCAGTTTTATGCTCCGGATGTTTTTGGAGTTCAAGAGGCAAAACCAAATCAGGTATTGGATATCGCGGTGGCACTTCCGCAATACGGTTATGTAGGAATAGGAAGAGAAGGAATTGGAAAAGGAGAATCTTCGAATATTTTTTATGCTAAAGAAAAGTTTAAAGTATTAGAATCCAGTACTTTTTGGTTATCCGAAACACCGGATGTAATTTCAATGGGTTGGGATGCAGCCTGCAACAGAGTTTGTACGTATGCACTTTTAAAAAATGTGCAGAATAATAAGCTGATTTGGGTTTTTAATACTCATTTGGATCACATGGGCGAACAAGCCAGAACCAAAGGATTAGAATTGATTTTGTCAAGAATCGAAAAATTAAACAGCAAGAAGTATCCCGTGATTTTAATGGGAGATTTTAATTCGGAACCCGAGGCGGAGCGGATAATTGCTTTGAAAAACAGAATGAATGATTCCAGAACGATTTCGAAAGAAAAGCCTTTTGGGCCCTATGGAACTTTTAATGATTTTAAATACAATGAAGCAACTTCACTTTTGATAGATTACATTTTTTTATCCAAAGGTAAAGCTGTTACAGTTAATAAATATGCTGTTTTATCGGATGCTAAGGACTTGAAATATCCATCGGATCATTTTCCTGTTTTTGTCGAAATTAATTATGAATGA